In one Myotis daubentonii chromosome 1, mMyoDau2.1, whole genome shotgun sequence genomic region, the following are encoded:
- the NUDT5 gene encoding ADP-sugar pyrophosphatase, which produces MENQEPVDSSGKTKQFTISEELIAEGKWVKFEKTTYMDPTGKTRTWETVKRATRKGQSADGVMIIPVLQRTLHYECIILVKQFRPPMGSYCLEFPAGLIDDNESPEAAALRELEEETGYKGDVAECSPATCMDPGLSNCTTHIVTVTINGDEAENVRPKPNPGDGEFVEVISLPKNDLMKRLEALVTEEHLTVDARVYSYALALKHANTKPFEVPFLKF; this is translated from the exons TTAATTGCAGAAGGAAAATGGGTCAAGTTTGAAAAAACAACTTACATGGATCCTACTGGTAAAACGAG AACTTGGGAAACTGTGAAACGTGCAACCAGGAAAGGACAGTCGGCTGATG GTGTGATGATTATCCCAGTACTGCAAAGAACTCTGCATTATGAATGTATCATTCTGGTGAAACAGTTCCGTCCACCCATGGGAAGCTACTGCCTGGAATTCCCTGCAG GTCTCATAGATGATAATGAAAGCCCAGAAGCAGCTGCTCTGCGAGAGCTGGAAGAAGAAACTGGCTATAAAGGTGATGTTGCTGAATGTTCTCCAG CTACATGTATGGATCCAGGTTTGTCAAACTGTACCACACACATCGTGACAGTAACCATTAATGGAGATGAGGCTGAAAATGTAAGACCCAAGCCAAATCCAG GAGATGGAG aaTTTGTGGAAGTAATTTCCTTACCAAAGAATGACCTGATGAAGAGACTTGAAG CACTGGTAACTGAAGAACATCTGACAGTGGATGCTAGGGTCTATTCCTATGCTCTGGCGCTGAAACATGCAAATACCAAGCCATTTGAAGTGCCCTTCCTGAAATTTTGA